In Phragmites australis chromosome 16, lpPhrAust1.1, whole genome shotgun sequence, one DNA window encodes the following:
- the LOC133894762 gene encoding type IV inositol polyphosphate 5-phosphatase 9-like — protein sequence MGESPKFAQMIWQRLATSRLPRHRCVSDFTGLEKSATQEGQNETVKYRVFAGTWNLGGVAPPDDLDLEDWLDTKANFYDIYVLGFQEIVPLNARNMLGPKNRSAAMKWNSLIGDALNNRRRRQGREEAMSRCRKGATALHQEQDVFRCAMSKQMVGIFVSVWVRSRLRQHVRHPGVNHVGAGVLGRLGNKGAVSVRFLLHGTSFCFVCCHLASGGEEGDALLRNDDAASILSRTSFQGSGGAPAPQELPKNILDHDRVILLGDLNYRIAMDDAEARQLVKVKKWSMLLENDELLLELSKGRQFDGWHEGLVTFAPTYKYQPNSDRFYWCADGAATGRKNQPRAPAWCDRILWRGKGMRQIRYERCGGYRLSDHRPVRAVFHAVCDVAGAVGC from the exons ATGGGGGAGAGCCCAAAGTTTGCACAA ATGATCTGGCAAAGATTGGCGACGAGCAGGCTACCGCGCCATCGTTGCGTCTCTGACTTTACGGGCTTGGAGAAGAGCGCGACGCAAGAGGGGCAGAACGAGACCGTCAAGTACAG GGTGTTTGCCGGTACATGGAACCTCGGCGGCGTAGCACCACCGGATGATCTGGACCTGGAGGATTGGCTGGACACGAAGGCTAACTTCTACGACATCTATGTTCTAGG GTTCCAAGAGATCGTGCCACTGAATGCGAGGAACATGCTTGGCCCCAAGAACAGATCGGCAGCCATGAAGTGGAATTCACTCATCGGAGATGCACTGAACAACAGGAGGAGAAGACAAGGGAGAGAAGAAGCCATGTCAAGATGCAGGAAAGGGGCAACAGCATTGCATCAAGAACAGGACGTATTCAGGTGCGCCATGAGCAAGCAGATGGTGGGCATCTTCGTCTCGGTCTGGGTGAGGAGCCGCCTCCGCCAGCACGTCCGCCACCCCGGCGTCAACCACGTCGGCGCCGGCGTCCTCGGCCGTCTTGGCAACAAG GGCGCGGTGTCCGTTCGGTTCTTGTTGCACGGCACGAGCTTCTGCTTCGTGTGCTGTCACCTGGCCTCTGGCGGCGAGGAGGGCGACGCGCTGCTCCGGAACGACGACGCGGCGAGCATCCTCTCGAGGACGAGCTTCCAAGGCAGCGGCGGTGCGCCGGCACCGCAGGAGCTGCCCAAGAACATCCTTGATCATGA CCGCGTGATATTGCTCGGCGACCTCAACTACCGGATCGCCATGGACGACGCCGAGGCGCGGCAGCTGGTGAAGGTCAAGAAGTGGAGCATGCTGCTGGAGAACGACGAACTGCTGCTCGAGCTCTCAAAGGGCCGCCAATTCGACGGCTGGCACGAGGGTCTCGTCACCTTCGCCCCGACCTACAAGTACCAACCCAACTCTGACCGGTTCTACTGGTGCGCCGATGGCGCCGCCACCGGCCGCAAGAACCAGCCCCGCGCTCCGGCATG GTGCGACCGTATCCTTTGGCGCGGGAAGGGGATGAGGCAGATTCGGTACGAGCGTTGCGGCGGCTACCGACTCTCCGATCACCGGCCGGTGAGGGCGGTGTTCCACGCCGTGTGCGACGTTGCGGGAGCTGTAGGTTGTTGA